From a region of the Pseudomonas fulva 12-X genome:
- a CDS encoding glycogen/starch/alpha-glucan phosphorylase has product MAEETVKATDTVDTFKQLILAKLRYSVGKDPGNAFAHDWFEAVALAARDHLIDHWEDASLQVDRQEQKRVYYLSLEFLIGRLLVDNLSNLGLLDTAREALAQLDVDFEQIRNLEPDAALGNGGLGRLAACFMESMATLNIAAHGYGIRYEHGLFRQVVVDGWQQEHTETWLDFGNPWEFERPEVSYSVGFGGSVVNLADSGDISRHEWHPNEQVRAIAYDTPVVGWRHSSVNTLRLWRARAEEDLQLERFNAGDHFGAVADVVKAESISRVLYPADSTEAGQELRLRQEFFFVSASLQDLIARHLELNLDIHSLPDRVAIQLNDTHPAIAVAELMRLLVDVYRLEWFEAWKLTTATLSYTNHTLLPEALESWPVSLMERLLPRHMQIIYLINAYHIDSLRAKDIHDFDLLRSISLIDEDHGRRVRMGNLAFLGSHSINGVSALHTNLMRKSVFSDFHRLYPERINNKTNGVTFRRWLYQANPQLTELLVGALGEGVLDTPETTLRSLEPFAAKSSFRKQFAAQRQHAKKALAELVRERMGISLDTQAIFDVQVKRIHEYKRQLLNLLHTVALYQAMRNDPATDWAPRVKIFAGKAAASYHQAKLIIKLANDISRTVNADPTLRGLLKVVFIPNYNVSLAEVIIPAADLSEQISTAGLEASGTSNMKFALNGALTIGTLDGANVEMSEQIGRENMFIFGMTAQQVAARSRRDLNMSAEVAASERLAGALEAIRSGVFSPDDPGRYTGLIDGLLAHDRFLVCADFQAYWEAQRKVDILWRTPDRWWQAAVLNTARTGWFSSDRTIREYAKEIWNVSGIDS; this is encoded by the coding sequence ATGGCCGAGGAAACAGTGAAAGCAACAGACACCGTCGATACTTTCAAGCAACTGATCCTGGCCAAGCTCAGGTATTCGGTGGGCAAGGACCCGGGTAATGCCTTTGCCCACGACTGGTTCGAAGCGGTCGCCCTGGCTGCTCGCGACCATCTGATCGACCACTGGGAAGATGCTTCCCTGCAGGTCGACCGTCAGGAGCAGAAGCGCGTCTACTACCTCTCGCTGGAGTTCCTGATCGGTCGCCTGCTGGTCGACAACCTCAGCAACCTCGGCTTGCTGGATACCGCCCGCGAAGCGCTGGCGCAGCTGGACGTGGACTTCGAGCAGATTCGCAACCTGGAACCCGATGCCGCCCTCGGCAACGGCGGTCTGGGCCGCCTGGCCGCCTGCTTCATGGAAAGCATGGCGACCCTGAACATCGCCGCCCACGGTTATGGCATCCGCTACGAGCACGGCCTGTTCCGCCAGGTGGTGGTCGACGGCTGGCAGCAGGAGCACACCGAAACCTGGCTGGATTTCGGCAACCCCTGGGAGTTCGAGCGCCCGGAAGTCAGCTACAGCGTCGGCTTCGGCGGCAGCGTGGTGAACCTGGCCGACTCCGGCGATATCTCGCGCCACGAGTGGCACCCCAATGAACAGGTGCGCGCCATCGCCTACGACACTCCGGTAGTCGGCTGGCGCCATTCCAGCGTCAACACCCTGCGCCTGTGGCGTGCCCGCGCTGAGGAAGATCTGCAGCTGGAACGCTTCAACGCCGGCGATCACTTCGGCGCGGTGGCCGACGTGGTCAAGGCCGAGAGTATCTCCCGCGTGCTCTATCCGGCGGACAGCACCGAGGCCGGTCAGGAGTTGCGCCTGCGTCAGGAGTTCTTCTTCGTGTCCGCCTCGCTGCAGGACCTGATCGCCCGACACCTGGAGCTGAACCTCGACATTCATTCGCTGCCCGATCGCGTCGCCATCCAGCTCAACGACACCCACCCGGCGATCGCCGTGGCCGAGCTGATGCGCCTGCTGGTCGACGTGTACCGCCTGGAGTGGTTCGAGGCCTGGAAGCTGACCACCGCGACCCTGTCCTACACCAACCACACCCTGCTGCCCGAGGCGTTGGAGTCCTGGCCGGTATCGCTGATGGAGCGCCTGCTGCCGCGGCACATGCAGATCATCTATCTGATCAACGCGTACCACATCGATTCGCTGCGCGCCAAGGACATCCATGACTTCGACCTGCTGCGCTCCATCTCGCTGATCGACGAGGACCATGGCCGTCGCGTGCGCATGGGCAACCTGGCATTCCTCGGTTCGCACAGCATCAACGGCGTATCGGCGCTGCACACCAACCTGATGCGCAAGAGCGTGTTCAGCGACTTCCATCGCCTGTACCCGGAACGCATCAACAACAAGACCAACGGCGTGACCTTCCGCCGCTGGTTGTACCAGGCCAACCCGCAGCTGACCGAGCTGCTGGTCGGCGCGCTAGGGGAGGGCGTGCTCGATACGCCGGAAACCACCCTGCGTTCGCTCGAACCGTTCGCTGCCAAATCGTCGTTCCGCAAGCAGTTCGCGGCCCAGCGTCAGCACGCCAAGAAGGCCCTGGCCGAGTTGGTGCGCGAGCGCATGGGCATCAGCCTGGATACCCAGGCGATCTTCGACGTGCAGGTCAAGCGCATCCACGAATACAAGCGCCAGCTGCTCAACCTATTGCACACCGTGGCGCTGTACCAGGCGATGCGCAACGACCCGGCCACCGACTGGGCGCCGCGGGTGAAGATCTTCGCCGGCAAGGCTGCGGCCAGCTATCACCAGGCCAAGCTGATCATCAAGCTGGCCAACGACATCAGCCGCACCGTCAACGCCGACCCGACCCTGCGCGGGTTGCTCAAGGTGGTGTTCATCCCCAACTACAACGTCAGCCTGGCCGAGGTGATCATCCCGGCGGCGGATCTCTCCGAGCAGATTTCCACGGCGGGCCTGGAAGCGTCCGGCACCAGCAACATGAAGTTCGCCCTCAACGGCGCGCTGACCATCGGCACACTGGATGGCGCCAACGTGGAAATGTCCGAGCAGATCGGCCGCGAGAACATGTTCATCTTCGGCATGACCGCCCAGCAGGTCGCCGCGCGTTCGCGGCGTGACCTGAACATGAGCGCTGAGGTGGCGGCTTCCGAGCGGCTGGCCGGTGCACTGGAGGCGATCCGCTCCGGTGTGTTCTCCCCGGACGATCCGGGCCGCTACACCGGGCTGATCGATGGCCTGCTGGCCCATGACCGCTTCCTGGTCTGCGCCGACTTCCAGGCCTACTGGGAGGCGCAGCGCAAGGTCGACATCCTCTGGCGCACTCCGGATCGCTGGTGGCAGGCGGCGGTGCTCAACACCGCGCGCACCGGCTGGTTCTCCTCGGATCGCACCATCCGCGAATACGCCAAGGAAATCTGGAACGTGTCCGGTATCGACAGCTGA
- a CDS encoding DUF2513 domain-containing protein, with the protein MKRDWELIRELLLQIEALETGHHFYPQQVGEHSAESVSYHIHLMCQANLIECSQHHPWNGAPVSIANGLTLTGHDLLDGIREDALWEAKKAFLQARAGGITYEGLKNAPTADSMLFASRGSEEGHNGHVYN; encoded by the coding sequence ATGAAACGTGATTGGGAACTGATCCGTGAACTGCTGCTGCAGATCGAAGCACTGGAAACCGGACACCACTTCTACCCCCAGCAGGTTGGTGAGCATTCCGCCGAATCGGTCAGCTACCATATTCATCTGATGTGCCAGGCCAACCTGATCGAGTGCTCCCAGCACCATCCGTGGAACGGCGCGCCGGTTTCCATCGCCAATGGCCTGACCCTAACCGGTCACGACCTGCTCGACGGCATCCGCGAAGACGCGCTCTGGGAAGCCAAGAAGGCCTTCCTGCAGGCTCGCGCCGGCGGCATCACCTACGAAGGCCTGAAGAACGCGCCGACCGCCGACTCCATGCTGTTCGCCAGCCGCGGTAGCGAAGAGGGTCATAACGGCCACGTCTATAACTGA
- a CDS encoding Rho termination factor N-terminal domain-containing protein: MPRGSKDKYTAAQKRKAAAIESSYEERGIPEDEARARAWATVNKQSGGGERAGGSGRETSAKQKTSARKDSARQAAASRRGEVHPKRPLDEQSKQELLHLARARQISGRSTMRKAELLNALKKAS; this comes from the coding sequence ATGCCACGTGGAAGCAAAGACAAGTACACCGCGGCCCAGAAGCGCAAGGCAGCGGCCATCGAATCCAGCTACGAGGAGCGCGGCATTCCCGAAGATGAAGCCCGCGCCCGAGCTTGGGCGACCGTCAACAAGCAGTCCGGCGGCGGCGAACGGGCCGGCGGCTCGGGGCGTGAGACCAGCGCCAAACAGAAGACCAGCGCCCGCAAGGATTCCGCCCGTCAGGCCGCTGCCAGCCGACGTGGCGAGGTGCATCCCAAGCGCCCGCTGGACGAACAGAGCAAGCAGGAACTGCTGCACCTGGCCCGCGCTCGGCAGATCAGCGGGCGCTCGACGATGCGCAAGGCCGAGCTGCTCAATGCCCTGAAGAAGGCCTCTTGA
- a CDS encoding YgaP family membrane protein: protein MADDKYSATNLAPMERVISIAGGALLIRKGLAIGGLFGLTDIAAGALGIFRGVTGICPAKRRMAARGKAATLKRLPPPRRLLD from the coding sequence ATGGCTGACGACAAGTACAGCGCCACCAACCTGGCGCCCATGGAGCGGGTGATTTCCATCGCTGGCGGCGCACTGCTGATTCGCAAGGGCCTGGCCATCGGCGGCCTGTTCGGGCTGACCGATATCGCCGCTGGCGCCTTGGGAATCTTCCGCGGCGTCACCGGCATCTGCCCGGCCAAACGGCGCATGGCGGCCCGCGGCAAGGCCGCCACGCTCAAGCGCCTGCCGCCGCCACGGCGCCTATTGGACTGA
- a CDS encoding MarR family winged helix-turn-helix transcriptional regulator, with translation MTTDDTCADLLLDNQVCFALHSTSLMMTKVYKPLLKKLGLTYPQYLAMLVLWEGDGITVSEISARLLTDPGSLTPLLKRLEAEGLIDRKRSSSDERVVHLHLTDKGRALHAEARQIPGCILDASAQTAQRLAKLTAELTALRKQLQDSL, from the coding sequence ATGACCACCGACGACACCTGCGCCGATCTGCTGCTCGACAATCAGGTGTGCTTCGCCCTGCATTCGACCTCGCTGATGATGACCAAGGTCTACAAGCCGCTGCTCAAGAAGCTCGGCCTGACCTATCCGCAGTACCTGGCGATGCTGGTGTTATGGGAAGGCGACGGCATCACCGTGAGCGAGATCAGCGCGCGCCTGCTGACCGACCCCGGCTCGCTGACGCCGCTGCTCAAACGCCTGGAAGCCGAAGGCCTGATCGACCGTAAGCGCAGTAGCAGCGATGAGCGTGTGGTGCACCTGCACCTCACCGACAAGGGTCGCGCCCTGCATGCCGAGGCCCGGCAGATTCCCGGGTGCATTCTCGATGCCAGCGCCCAGACGGCACAGCGCCTGGCCAAGCTCACCGCCGAGCTGACCGCCCTGCGCAAACAATTGCAGGACAGCCTCTGA
- a CDS encoding organic hydroperoxide resistance protein, with product MSIETVAYRAYAEATGGREGRAISSDGVLDVALTTPKELGGAGGQGTNPEQLFAAGYSACFLGAIKFVAARDKHKVSPDSWIEGIVGIGAVPTGFAIEVELKITLPGLDREEAKALIDKAHIVCPYSNATRGNIDVTLTLVE from the coding sequence ATGTCTATCGAAACCGTTGCCTACCGCGCCTACGCTGAAGCCACTGGTGGCCGTGAGGGCCGTGCCATTTCCTCCGACGGCGTGCTCGATGTCGCGCTGACCACGCCGAAGGAACTGGGCGGCGCCGGCGGCCAGGGCACCAACCCCGAGCAGCTGTTCGCTGCCGGCTACTCGGCGTGCTTCCTGGGCGCGATCAAGTTCGTCGCCGCCCGCGACAAGCACAAGGTGTCGCCGGACAGCTGGATCGAAGGCATCGTCGGCATCGGCGCGGTGCCCACCGGCTTCGCCATCGAGGTGGAGCTGAAGATCACCCTGCCAGGCCTGGACCGTGAAGAAGCCAAGGCGCTGATCGACAAGGCGCACATCGTCTGCCCTTACTCCAACGCCACCCGCGGCAACATCGATGTGACCCTGACCCTGGTCGAGTAA
- a CDS encoding putative quinol monooxygenase: protein MTLHTHITVLEAAPGRCEELGGYLRDLLEPTRRLDGCLAFELQRDRQRWQLHSRWRSPADLERYFAQPLLQEVIDSAWRSGAIQHLQSRAA from the coding sequence ATGACCCTGCACACCCACATCACCGTGCTCGAAGCCGCTCCTGGTCGTTGTGAGGAACTGGGTGGCTACCTGCGTGACCTGCTGGAGCCGACACGCCGGCTGGACGGTTGCCTGGCGTTCGAGCTGCAACGTGATCGCCAGCGCTGGCAACTGCACAGCCGCTGGCGCAGCCCTGCCGACCTCGAACGCTACTTCGCCCAGCCGCTGTTGCAGGAAGTAATCGACAGCGCATGGAGGAGCGGGGCGATCCAGCATCTGCAAAGCCGCGCTGCCTGA
- a CDS encoding SDR family oxidoreductase: protein MNNIQEKVVLITGASSGIGEGCARLLAEKGARVVLGARRVERLEQLVEDIRAAGGQAIARHLDVTDAADVQAFVDAAKAEYGRVDVLLNNAGVMPLSMIEALKLDEWNRMIDVNIRGVLHGIAAALPVMQAQRSGQIINVASIGAYRVSPTAAVYCATKYAVRAISDGLRQEVGGDIRVTLVSPGVVESELADSISDEGARDAMREFRKVAISPSAIARAVAYAIEQPADVDVSELVVRPTASIH, encoded by the coding sequence ATGAACAATATCCAAGAAAAAGTCGTACTCATCACCGGCGCCAGCAGTGGCATTGGCGAAGGTTGTGCACGCTTGCTGGCCGAGAAGGGCGCTCGTGTCGTGCTCGGCGCCCGCCGGGTCGAGCGCCTCGAGCAACTGGTCGAGGACATTCGCGCTGCCGGTGGTCAGGCCATCGCCCGTCACTTGGACGTGACTGATGCGGCAGACGTACAAGCCTTCGTCGACGCCGCCAAGGCCGAATACGGCCGCGTCGATGTGCTGCTCAACAATGCCGGGGTGATGCCGCTGTCGATGATCGAGGCGCTGAAGCTGGACGAGTGGAATCGCATGATCGACGTCAACATCCGCGGCGTGCTGCACGGCATCGCGGCAGCCTTGCCGGTGATGCAGGCCCAGCGTAGCGGGCAGATCATCAACGTGGCGTCGATCGGCGCCTACCGGGTGTCGCCGACTGCGGCGGTGTACTGCGCCACCAAGTACGCGGTACGGGCGATCAGTGACGGTCTGCGCCAGGAGGTCGGTGGCGACATCCGCGTCACGCTGGTATCGCCGGGCGTGGTCGAGTCCGAGCTGGCCGACAGCATTTCCGATGAAGGCGCCCGCGACGCCATGCGCGAGTTTCGCAAGGTGGCCATCAGCCCATCGGCCATCGCCAGGGCCGTGGCCTATGCCATCGAGCAGCCGGCGGACGTCGACGTCAGCGAACTGGTGGTGCGCCCAACGGCAAGCATTCACTGA
- a CDS encoding AraC family transcriptional regulator, with translation MQAEQPDELALRQRELAQLIQQKTPTEGMHDTLIDGLGLAYTTAPSLPMPTLYRPCLCIIAQGRKEVRLGAEQYYYDPLNYLVASVTLPVTGQVIEATSEQPYLSVRLDIDPAVISELLSAAGPIGLPAPGAKRALFVDRLDASMLDAVIRLLRLLDTPRDAAMLAPLALREIFYRLLRSPQGQRLREIVMADSQSHRIARAIEWINRHYDKPLRIEELAREVNLSASTLHHRFKAVTALSPLQYQKQLRLQEARRLMFSEGMEAASASFRVGYESPSQFSREYSRLFGAPPLRDMHRLRNAG, from the coding sequence ATGCAAGCCGAACAGCCTGACGAGCTGGCCCTGCGCCAACGTGAACTGGCCCAGCTGATCCAGCAGAAAACCCCGACCGAGGGCATGCACGACACCCTTATCGACGGTCTTGGGCTGGCCTACACCACTGCGCCCAGCCTGCCAATGCCGACCCTCTACCGCCCATGCCTGTGCATCATCGCCCAGGGCCGCAAGGAGGTTCGCCTGGGCGCCGAGCAGTATTACTACGACCCGCTCAATTACCTGGTGGCCTCGGTCACCCTGCCGGTGACTGGCCAGGTGATCGAGGCGACCTCGGAGCAGCCGTACCTGAGCGTACGTCTGGATATCGATCCGGCAGTGATCAGCGAACTGCTCTCCGCCGCCGGACCGATTGGCCTGCCGGCGCCCGGCGCCAAGCGCGCGCTGTTCGTCGACCGCCTGGACGCCTCGATGCTCGATGCGGTGATTCGCCTGCTGCGCCTGCTCGACACACCGCGAGACGCCGCCATGCTGGCGCCACTGGCCTTGCGCGAAATTTTCTATCGCCTGCTGCGCAGCCCCCAGGGCCAGCGCCTGCGCGAGATCGTCATGGCCGACAGCCAGAGCCACCGCATCGCCCGCGCCATCGAATGGATCAACCGGCACTACGACAAACCGCTGCGTATCGAGGAGCTGGCCCGCGAGGTCAACCTCAGCGCCTCGACCCTGCACCACCGCTTCAAGGCCGTCACCGCCCTGAGCCCGCTGCAGTACCAGAAGCAGCTGCGCCTGCAGGAAGCCCGTCGGCTGATGTTCAGTGAAGGCATGGAAGCCGCCTCGGCAAGCTTTCGCGTCGGCTACGAGAGCCCCTCGCAATTCAGCCGCGAGTACAGCCGCCTGTTCGGCGCCCCGCCGCTGCGCGATATGCATCGACTGCGTAATGCGGGTTGA
- a CDS encoding TonB-dependent siderophore receptor, giving the protein MSSPLRFSPLALRRSIRLATLTLAACSPLFVHAQATEAGSHQQAPHSYQIPAGPLSAALSRFAAEAGVLLSVDAQLTAGKQSPGLQGEAGVDEGFARLLQGSGLQAVADGHGGYSLEVAAQSGTGSLELESTDVRAFALGNALGSMDGYNATHSSVSTKTSKALAKTAQSVSVVTREQIERQGALTAADAMRYSPGVLTNPYGNTHRYDYLAIRGINDGSVDNITIDGLKSMGDPGSYSSLQIDPYFIERIDILKGPSSVLYGRSNPGGLAAISTKRPEFSQSGRVDLSYGNNNRKSLGFDVTGPLNENIAYRVVGLAKDADAQADHVTETRYALMPSLALNLSEDTFLTLYAYLQDDPNGGYHGSLPASGTVHKRDGRRISSSFFEGDPALDEFTRTQQMLGYELEHRFNDTWSARQNFRYLDARVSNSQVWGSGYVSGNQLRRGYSGGQEQLHAWIVDNMLQADFATGAAQHTLVLGLDYQYSKNKIAAQSDTAGAPIDVFDPVHDYGELTALRSINDALRRQKQTGLYLQDLVEIDNWNLSFGLRQDWYDVSIDDEISGKDDNQGEKLSGHVGVLYAFDNGLSPYVSYSTSFNPTSNYSSGAQILDPTTGEQWEAGLKFQPPGTEDLYTLSFFNLEMENLYAKENSLLQDSFYKGVGGIRSRGVELEARFKPVDNLQLIASYTYADVSYSKSYFVNNGSAVVDAKGNTPPQTPERMASLWADYRFSDGALAGLTLGAGARYVGHSEGSELNDFNVPSYTLFDASVGYDLSQVGLKGTSVSLTANNLTGEYYVASCYSAAACYLGEERTVTATLTQRF; this is encoded by the coding sequence ATGTCTTCACCGCTCCGCTTTTCGCCCCTTGCTCTGCGCCGCTCGATCCGCCTGGCCACCCTGACTCTGGCAGCCTGTTCGCCGCTGTTCGTGCACGCCCAGGCCACCGAGGCCGGCAGCCACCAGCAGGCGCCGCACAGCTACCAGATTCCAGCCGGGCCGCTGTCGGCGGCGCTAAGCCGTTTCGCAGCGGAGGCGGGCGTGCTGCTGTCGGTCGATGCGCAGCTGACTGCCGGCAAGCAGAGCCCGGGCCTGCAGGGCGAGGCGGGTGTCGACGAGGGCTTCGCGCGCCTGCTGCAGGGCAGCGGCCTGCAGGCGGTTGCCGATGGCCACGGCGGCTACTCGCTGGAGGTCGCCGCGCAGAGTGGCACCGGCTCGCTGGAACTGGAGAGCACCGATGTGCGCGCCTTCGCCCTAGGCAACGCGCTGGGCAGCATGGATGGCTACAACGCCACCCACAGCAGCGTGTCGACCAAGACCAGCAAGGCGCTGGCAAAAACCGCGCAAAGCGTGTCGGTGGTCACCCGCGAGCAGATCGAGCGCCAGGGCGCGCTCACTGCCGCCGATGCGATGCGCTACAGCCCGGGCGTGCTGACCAACCCCTACGGCAACACTCACCGCTACGACTACCTGGCGATTCGCGGCATTAACGACGGCTCGGTGGACAACATCACCATCGATGGCCTCAAGTCCATGGGCGATCCCGGCTCCTACAGCAGCCTGCAGATCGACCCGTACTTCATCGAGCGCATCGACATTCTCAAGGGACCGTCTTCGGTGCTGTACGGGCGCAGCAACCCGGGCGGCCTGGCGGCCATCAGCACCAAGCGACCGGAGTTCAGCCAGTCCGGCCGGGTGGACCTGTCCTACGGCAACAACAATCGCAAGTCCCTCGGGTTCGATGTCACCGGGCCGCTGAACGAGAACATCGCCTACCGCGTAGTCGGCCTGGCCAAGGACGCCGATGCCCAGGCCGATCACGTGACCGAGACGCGCTATGCGCTGATGCCCAGCCTGGCACTGAACCTCAGTGAAGACACCTTCCTGACGCTCTACGCCTACCTGCAGGACGACCCCAATGGCGGCTATCACGGCAGCCTGCCGGCCTCCGGTACCGTGCATAAACGTGATGGGCGGCGCATCTCGAGCAGCTTCTTCGAGGGCGACCCGGCGCTCGACGAGTTCACCCGCACCCAGCAGATGCTCGGTTATGAGCTGGAGCATCGCTTCAACGACACCTGGAGCGCTCGGCAAAACTTCCGTTACCTGGATGCCAGGGTCTCGAACAGCCAGGTCTGGGGTTCCGGTTACGTCAGTGGCAACCAGCTGCGCCGCGGCTACAGTGGCGGCCAGGAGCAGCTGCACGCCTGGATCGTCGACAACATGCTGCAGGCCGATTTCGCCACCGGCGCGGCCCAGCACACCCTGGTGCTCGGCCTGGATTATCAGTACTCGAAGAACAAGATCGCCGCCCAGAGTGACACCGCAGGCGCGCCCATCGATGTGTTCGACCCGGTGCATGATTACGGCGAGCTGACGGCCCTGCGTTCGATCAACGATGCCTTGCGGCGGCAGAAGCAGACCGGTCTGTATCTGCAGGACCTGGTCGAAATCGACAACTGGAACCTGTCCTTCGGCCTGCGCCAGGATTGGTACGACGTGTCCATCGATGACGAGATCAGCGGCAAAGACGACAACCAGGGCGAGAAGCTCAGCGGCCACGTCGGCGTGCTCTATGCGTTCGACAACGGCCTCTCGCCCTACGTCAGCTACTCGACTTCGTTCAACCCGACCTCCAATTACTCCAGTGGCGCGCAGATCCTCGACCCGACCACCGGCGAGCAGTGGGAAGCCGGCCTCAAGTTCCAGCCGCCGGGCACGGAGGATCTCTACACCCTGTCGTTCTTCAACCTGGAAATGGAGAACCTGTACGCCAAGGAGAACAGTCTGCTTCAGGACAGTTTCTACAAGGGCGTGGGTGGCATTCGTTCGCGTGGTGTGGAGCTGGAGGCACGCTTCAAGCCGGTCGACAACCTGCAGCTGATCGCCAGCTACACCTACGCGGACGTTTCCTACAGCAAGTCCTACTTCGTCAACAACGGCAGCGCCGTGGTGGACGCCAAGGGCAACACACCGCCGCAGACGCCAGAACGCATGGCCAGCCTGTGGGCCGACTATCGCTTCAGCGACGGCGCATTGGCCGGGCTGACCCTCGGCGCCGGTGCGCGTTATGTCGGCCACAGCGAGGGCAGCGAGCTGAACGACTTCAACGTACCGTCCTACACGCTGTTCGATGCGTCGGTGGGTTATGACCTGAGCCAGGTCGGCTTGAAGGGCACGTCGGTCAGCCTGACCGCCAACAACCTTACCGGTGAGTACTATGTGGCGTCCTGCTATTCGGCGGCTGCCTGTTATCTGGGTGAGGAGCGGACAGTGACGGCGACGCTGACTCAGCGTTTCTGA
- a CDS encoding FecR domain-containing protein — MAPDHAALQQAAEWFAVLADPPVSAQQQRAWQQWLAARPEHAAAWQRVEAISSQFARLPADTHRRAAAQALRHQGRNRRQVLGLLAVLGGAGLLAAAGQGRPWRSWLASERTGTGEIRDLRLADGSQLWLGSRTAVDIDYSTSTRLLRLLQGEILLDTAKDPRPLLLDTRHGRLQALGTRFSVREGEGFTQLSVFAGAVCIEPSSARGAQVLKAGQQVRFSADAISTSEPADPARQAWSRGMLLADDRRLGDFIAELADYVSGYLGCDPRVADLRLVGAYPLGDTGRILDALADSLPIRVNRRLPWWVTVEPLTG; from the coding sequence GTGGCGCCCGATCACGCTGCCTTGCAGCAGGCTGCCGAGTGGTTCGCGGTGCTGGCCGATCCGCCAGTCAGCGCCCAGCAGCAGCGTGCCTGGCAGCAATGGCTGGCGGCTCGGCCCGAACATGCGGCGGCCTGGCAGCGGGTGGAGGCGATCAGCAGCCAGTTCGCCAGGCTGCCGGCCGATACTCACCGCCGCGCCGCGGCCCAGGCCTTGCGCCATCAAGGGCGCAACCGGCGGCAGGTGCTCGGGCTGCTCGCCGTGCTGGGTGGCGCTGGGTTGTTGGCAGCAGCTGGGCAGGGCCGGCCCTGGCGCAGCTGGTTGGCCAGCGAGCGTACCGGCACCGGGGAAATCCGGGATCTGCGCCTGGCCGATGGCAGCCAACTCTGGTTGGGCAGCCGCACCGCCGTGGACATCGATTACAGCACCTCGACCCGCTTGTTGCGGCTGCTGCAGGGCGAGATCCTGCTCGACACCGCCAAGGACCCACGCCCGTTGCTGCTCGACACCCGGCACGGTCGTCTGCAGGCGCTCGGTACGCGGTTCAGCGTGCGCGAAGGCGAGGGTTTCACCCAGCTCAGCGTGTTCGCCGGGGCTGTGTGCATCGAGCCGTCCAGCGCTCGCGGCGCCCAGGTGCTGAAGGCCGGTCAGCAGGTGCGCTTCAGCGCTGATGCGATCTCAACCAGTGAGCCGGCGGACCCGGCACGCCAGGCCTGGAGCCGCGGTATGTTGCTGGCTGATGACCGGCGCCTGGGCGATTTCATCGCCGAGCTGGCCGACTACGTGTCCGGTTACTTGGGCTGCGATCCGAGGGTGGCCGATCTGCGCCTGGTCGGCGCCTATCCGTTGGGCGACACCGGGCGCATTCTCGACGCCCTGGCCGACAGCCTGCCGATCCGCGTCAATCGGCGTTTGCCCTGGTGGGTGACGGTAGAGCCGCTGACCGGCTGA
- a CDS encoding sigma-70 family RNA polymerase sigma factor, whose amino-acid sequence MSFASPQQSLQQLYLEHSGWLNGWLRKRMGCAENAADLAQDTFVRLLAKHREVPSLREPRAYLSTIAHSLLVNHWRRQAIERAYLEALALQPEPQAPSPETTELIIETLLAIDAMLLRLPAKVREAFLLSQLDGLTYAAIATRLQVSERMVKKYMAQAMLQCLLLAEG is encoded by the coding sequence ATGTCGTTCGCTTCCCCCCAACAGTCCTTGCAGCAGCTGTATCTCGAGCACAGCGGCTGGCTGAACGGCTGGCTGCGCAAACGCATGGGCTGTGCGGAGAACGCCGCGGATCTGGCTCAGGACACCTTCGTGCGCCTGCTCGCCAAGCACCGTGAAGTGCCCTCGCTGCGTGAGCCGCGGGCTTATCTCTCGACCATCGCCCATTCGCTGCTGGTCAACCACTGGCGTCGCCAGGCGATCGAACGCGCCTACCTCGAAGCCCTGGCCCTGCAGCCGGAGCCGCAGGCACCGTCGCCGGAAACCACCGAACTGATCATCGAAACCCTGTTGGCCATCGATGCCATGTTGCTGCGCCTGCCTGCCAAGGTGCGCGAGGCGTTCCTGCTTTCCCAGCTCGACGGTCTGACCTACGCAGCCATCGCCACGCGGCTGCAGGTGTCCGAGCGCATGGTCAAGAAGTACATGGCCCAGGCCATGCTGCAGTGCCTGCTGTTAGCCGAGGGTTGA